Sequence from the Verrucomicrobiota bacterium genome:
CGGACCGCAGCCTTCAGGCTGCTTCCGCGCACTCTCCGGAGTCGAGCGTTGAAGCGGCCGAAAGGCCACGGTCCGAAGAGACGCTTCATGGGAAGAGCGGTCATCACCGGGTTGTCACTGTTTGGGCGCCTCATCCTCGGCGCCCGCGGATTTCTGCGTTTCCGCCATGGCGGCGGCGCCGTTCGACGAATCGAGCGTCAGTTGTTCCGGCGGCACGGTCGCGAGGCCGGGTTCGGCCGTGAGCAAGCCCTCCGGCTTTTGCACGGGAATGCGCCGCAGTTCGTCGGCGGCCGGCAATTCCTCCAGGCTGCGCAATCCGAAGTATTCGAGGAACTGGCCGGTCGTTCCGTAGGTCATGGGACGCCCCACAATCTCGGCGCGGCCGACCTGTTCGACCAATCCCCGCTCCAAAAGCGTCTGCATCACGCCATCGACCGAGACGCCGCGAATTTGTTCGATCTCCGCGCGCGTCAAAGGCTGGCGATACGCGATGATGGCGAGCGTCTCCAGGGCAGGCTGGGAGAGGCGCGGGTGGCGGTTCCGCTCGCCGACCAGCGCCTTCAGCCAGGGGGCGAATTCGGGCCGGCTGACGAATTGCCACGCGCCGGCCACGCACGCGAGTTGAAAACTCCGGTTGGCCTGCGCGTAATCTTTCTCCAATTCTTCCAACGCCGTGGCGAGGTCTTCCTCCCGCACTTTTCGGTAGGCGCGGGCGGTTTCATCGTCCGATTGTTCGGCGGCGGCGGAAAACAGTTCGCGCAACTGGCGCGAGCTGATCGGCTTCTCGGCGGAGAAAAGAATCGATTCAAGAATGGCTTTGAGTTCCATGATTTACGGCTTCTGCGTTGCAACGGGGCTGCCATTTCCGCTCACGGGAAATTCGGACGCGGGAACCGCAGGCAGATCCGGGGCTGCGGCCAGACTGATTTGAATCTCGCCGAAGGCCTCGCTCTGCGAGGCGGCCAGCATTCTCAACCGGATCAGCTCCAGCAACGCCAAAAACGTGACGACCACCTCCGTCCGGCTCGTGGTTCGGGCGAACAGATCAAAGAATCGCACGTGGGTCTGCGCTCGCACGAGTTGCATGAGTTCCTCGATCTTTTCGCTGACGGTCCAGCGGTCCTCAAAGACATCGCGGCTTTCTTCGCGCTGGGCAAAGCGCTTGAGAATCGCGCTGACGGCGTTGATCAAATCGAACACGGACACTTCGGGCTTGGGCGCGGGGCGTTCCGGCTCGAATTCGAGCTTGCCCGGAACGCGCGGGAAAACATTTTCCTGGACTGCTTCGCGTTCTTGCAGTCCGCCGGCGGCGTCTTTGAATTTCTTATATTCGACCAACTGGCGGATGAGTTCCCACCGCGGATCTTCGGTTTCGTCTTCCTCCTCGACCTGAGCTTGCTGATCGGCGGGCAGCAATTCGCGGCTCTTGATGTACATCAGGGTGGCCGCCATGACCAGGAATTCGCCGGCAATTTCCAGATCGAGCTGGCGCATCACTTCCACGTATTCCAGGAACTGCGTCGCGATCTTGGTGAGGTTGACCTCGTAAATATCGACTTCTTCCTTTTTGACCAGGTAGAGGAGCAAATCGAGCGGGCCTTCGAAGACCTCAAGTTGGACTTTGTGTTCAGTCATCAAGAACGCTGCGAGGGACGGGCCTCAACAGGTGGGGGCATTGTAAGCAGGACGCTCCGGGTTTGCAACGCCGGAACGTTCCGACGGGTGCGATTGAAACTGTCGGTCAACAAAGTCTTCTCCCTCTTTTCCCGAAGGGAGGAGAGGGCTGGGGAGAGGAGGTGCGTTGGCTCGCTTCTCCTGTTTCCAAGAACTCCCTCTCTCCAGCTCTCTCCCCACTCGTTCCTCGCGGGGAGAGAGAGAAGTCAATCGGAGTCGCTGACCGACAGTTTTAATCGCACCCCGTTCCGACGGAGTCCGAGAGGAAGGTCATCAGATTCTGGCTCGCGACGTCGCGCAGGAATGTGTGCAGGGGCGCCGCGCCATCGGGTGCAGAGTGGGAGTGCTCGGACAAAAACACGAGAACGCATTCCTTGCCGATTTTCCGGTCGG
This genomic interval carries:
- the scpB gene encoding SMC-Scp complex subunit ScpB → MELKAILESILFSAEKPISSRQLRELFSAAAEQSDDETARAYRKVREEDLATALEELEKDYAQANRSFQLACVAGAWQFVSRPEFAPWLKALVGERNRHPRLSQPALETLAIIAYRQPLTRAEIEQIRGVSVDGVMQTLLERGLVEQVGRAEIVGRPMTYGTTGQFLEYFGLRSLEELPAADELRRIPVQKPEGLLTAEPGLATVPPEQLTLDSSNGAAAMAETQKSAGAEDEAPKQ
- a CDS encoding chromosome segregation protein ScpA, which produces MTEHKVQLEVFEGPLDLLLYLVKKEEVDIYEVNLTKIATQFLEYVEVMRQLDLEIAGEFLVMAATLMYIKSRELLPADQQAQVEEEDETEDPRWELIRQLVEYKKFKDAAGGLQEREAVQENVFPRVPGKLEFEPERPAPKPEVSVFDLINAVSAILKRFAQREESRDVFEDRWTVSEKIEELMQLVRAQTHVRFFDLFARTTSRTEVVVTFLALLELIRLRMLAASQSEAFGEIQISLAAAPDLPAVPASEFPVSGNGSPVATQKP